GGGCCCGCTTGTAGGCCTGGACCGTGTCCCGGTCGGACACAAGTTTGGCCCACGCGTCGACGGGGTCGGGTTCGGTCGCGCGGATCCGGCGCCAGGCCTCCATCAGGGCGCGGCGGACGTAGGGGTGCTTGATGCGCAGCGGGCTGTAGGTGTACCAGGAGAAGCTCGCGCCGCGGGGACAGCCGCGGGGCTCGTATTCGGGCACGTCGGCCCCGGTCGACGGGTAGTCGACCACCTGCGTCTCCCAGGTGATGATGCCGCCCTTGACGTAGACCTTCCACCCGCAGCAGCCGGTGCAGTTGACGCCGTGGGTCGTCCGGACCTCCTTGTCGTGCTGCCAGCGGCTGCGGTACCCGTCCTCCCACGTGCGGTCCCGGCGGCTCAGTTCCTGCCACCCGCCGCCGTACGTGTCGATCCGCTTCAGGAAGTGCAGGTCTCTTAGGAGACGTTCGGTGGCGATCGACTGCGCCAAGAGCAGGACCCCCGTTCCGCGCGCGATGCGGCGCGACCGTGTGCCGCTAGTATGCGCGTCCGGGAACGGGGGCAAACGCTTGGGCCGAGGCGGGCCGGCGGGGCTCAGGCATCCGCCGGCGGCGCGGCGACGCCGGCGACGCGCTTCCATGTGTCCGGGTCGTCCACATCCGCCAGCGCGATGCGCGGATCCAGGCCGCGGCGGGTCCACGCGTCCTCGCCCACCTCGACGACGCGCAGGCCGTCGAGCCACGCGTGCAAACCGCGCCGGCCTTCGGCCAGCCGGGCGACGGCGGCGTGGAGTTGGCGTCGCGCGTACAGCGCGCACGTCAGCTGGCGCCGGCCGTCGACGACCGGCACCACGGCGTCGGCGTCGCAGCCCGCCGCGGGAAGGCGCTCAAGGAGGGGCTGGAGGGCCTCGGACGTGAGGAAGGGCATGTCGCACGCGACGACGAGCATCCAGGGCGCGCGCGTCCCGTACGCGCCGCTGACGACGCCCGCGAGCGGACCGGACCCGGGCAGAAGATCGCGCACC
The window above is part of the Clostridia bacterium genome. Proteins encoded here:
- a CDS encoding molybdenum cofactor guanylyltransferase — translated: GVVGGVAGGRGSPAGGVRAWTPADVAELAAFVARAARPRRPAAGAAGATGERPGPAGARVCGLVLAGGRSRRMGRDKAGLEWRGRTWLDRVRAAVAEATGAPPLVVGRRGPAGSLVRDLLPGSGPLAGVVSGAYGTRAPWMLVVACDMPFLTSEALQPLLERLPAAGCDADAVVPVVDGRRQLTCALYARRQLHAAVARLAEGRRGLHAWLDGLRVVEVGEDAWTRRGLDPRIALADVDDPDTWKRVAGVAAPPADA